One part of the Pannonibacter sp. XCT-53 genome encodes these proteins:
- a CDS encoding HlyD family secretion protein, giving the protein MIALAALGGVSWAGHGWWTHGRFVETTDDAYVTTDITVVLSKVSGHVATLEVSDNQRVEAGDILARIDDGDYRLAVQGARDQIASAEATVDRIARQITAARASVTQATATVAAMQARADEARANHDRQIRLTEGKVTSQASLDGAIADLRSAEANLKSAEAAVEVARANILVLEGQKLEAEAAMAAARTRLDKAEHDLGFTVIRAPVAGIVSNRAAQVGTLLQPGSRVAAIVPLTDTRIDANFKETQLGHIRPGAHVAVTVDAYPGLVLEATVDSISPATGAVFSLLPSENATGNFTKVVQRVPVRITVPMGQKGAEALRAGLSVVVEVDTRTGAADPAATASLH; this is encoded by the coding sequence GTGATCGCGCTGGCGGCGCTTGGTGGCGTGTCCTGGGCCGGCCATGGCTGGTGGACGCATGGCCGCTTCGTCGAAACGACGGACGACGCCTATGTCACCACCGACATCACCGTCGTCCTGTCCAAGGTGTCAGGCCATGTGGCCACCCTCGAGGTGAGCGACAACCAGCGCGTCGAGGCCGGCGACATCCTGGCCCGCATCGACGACGGCGACTACCGGCTGGCCGTGCAGGGCGCGCGGGACCAGATTGCCAGCGCCGAGGCGACCGTTGACCGCATCGCCCGTCAGATCACGGCTGCGCGCGCCTCGGTCACCCAGGCCACCGCGACGGTCGCTGCCATGCAGGCCCGCGCCGACGAGGCCCGCGCCAACCACGACCGGCAGATCCGTCTGACCGAAGGCAAGGTCACGAGCCAGGCAAGCCTCGACGGGGCCATCGCCGACCTGCGCAGCGCCGAGGCCAACCTGAAGAGCGCGGAGGCCGCCGTCGAGGTGGCGCGTGCCAACATTCTGGTCCTCGAGGGCCAGAAGCTCGAAGCCGAGGCGGCCATGGCTGCGGCCCGCACCAGGCTCGACAAGGCCGAGCATGACCTCGGCTTTACCGTCATCCGTGCGCCGGTCGCCGGCATCGTCAGCAACCGGGCGGCGCAGGTCGGCACGCTGCTTCAACCGGGCAGCCGGGTCGCGGCCATCGTGCCGCTGACCGACACCCGCATTGACGCCAATTTCAAGGAAACCCAGCTCGGCCACATCCGCCCCGGTGCCCATGTTGCGGTGACGGTGGATGCCTATCCGGGACTGGTGCTGGAGGCGACCGTCGACAGCATCTCGCCGGCAACAGGCGCGGTGTTCTCGCTGCTGCCGTCGGAAAATGCCACGGGCAACTTCACCAAGGTGGTGCAGCGCGTGCCCGTTCGCATCACCGTGCCGATGGGCCAGAAGGGCGCCGAGGCCCTGCGCGCCGGCCTGTCGGTGGTGGTGGAAGTGGACACCCGCACGGGCGCTGCCGATCCCGCCGCCACGGCCAGCCTGCACTAG
- a CDS encoding TetR/AcrR family transcriptional regulator encodes MTSGSPRAAAQPGDDRQDSAKRNQILDGARQVFRANGFDGTSMDAVAREAGVSKGTLYVYFDSKEALFKALILKDRFDQPESCLQIPATIGDLEHDLKTIAGLYLAKMMQPDMISMLRMVIGATEKFPDFGRLLYEEGPLRGRENLKEFLRPHIAAGALEIEDEDVAAWHFLDLCIAGTLRRMLLNVGDAPTDAERTATVNAAVRVFLKAYGRS; translated from the coding sequence ATGACATCCGGATCCCCCCGAGCGGCCGCCCAGCCCGGCGACGACCGCCAGGACAGCGCCAAGCGCAACCAGATCCTCGACGGCGCGCGTCAGGTGTTTCGCGCCAACGGCTTCGACGGCACCAGCATGGATGCGGTCGCCCGGGAAGCCGGCGTGTCCAAGGGCACGCTCTACGTCTATTTCGACAGCAAGGAAGCCCTGTTCAAGGCGCTGATCCTGAAGGACCGTTTCGACCAGCCGGAAAGCTGCCTGCAGATCCCGGCGACCATCGGCGACCTGGAACACGACCTCAAGACCATCGCCGGCCTCTATCTGGCCAAGATGATGCAGCCGGACATGATCTCGATGCTGCGCATGGTCATCGGCGCCACCGAAAAGTTCCCTGACTTCGGCCGCCTGCTCTACGAGGAAGGCCCGCTGCGCGGGCGCGAGAACCTCAAGGAGTTCCTGCGCCCGCATATCGCTGCCGGCGCCCTGGAGATCGAGGACGAGGACGTGGCCGCCTGGCACTTTCTCGACCTGTGCATTGCCGGCACGTTGCGGCGCATGCTGCTGAACGTCGGTGACGCCCCCACCGACGCGGAGCGAACCGCCACGGTCAACGCCGCCGTCCGCGTTTTCCTCAAGGCCTACGGGCGGAGCTAA
- a CDS encoding MBL fold metallo-hydrolase: MSAELEITILGCGSSGGVPRIGNDWGSCDPRNPKNRRRRCSILVRRIGEAGATTVLIDTGPDMREQLLDAGVDHVDAVLYTHAHADHLHGIDDLRMFAIRERRRIPVYMDAETSRRSREAFGYCFETPPGSSYPPILDEFRLVKDVETVISGQGGDIRFLPIEVHHGDIDALGFRFDDVAYLPDVSGIPEEAVTRFAGLRLWIIDALRRTQHPSHFSLADALGWIADLQPAQAVLTNMHNDMDHAALTQELPRGVIPAHDGMVLRLGEGRVSVG, from the coding sequence ATGAGCGCAGAGCTGGAAATCACCATCCTCGGCTGCGGCTCGTCCGGCGGCGTGCCCCGGATCGGCAACGACTGGGGCAGCTGCGATCCGCGCAACCCGAAGAACCGGCGGCGGCGTTGCTCGATCCTCGTGCGCCGGATCGGAGAGGCCGGGGCGACGACCGTTCTGATCGACACCGGCCCGGACATGCGCGAGCAGCTGCTGGACGCCGGGGTCGATCACGTCGACGCCGTGCTCTACACCCACGCCCACGCCGACCATTTGCACGGGATCGATGACCTGCGCATGTTTGCCATCCGCGAACGCCGGCGCATTCCCGTCTACATGGACGCGGAAACCTCGCGCCGCTCGCGCGAGGCCTTCGGCTATTGTTTCGAGACGCCGCCGGGCTCGTCCTATCCGCCGATCCTCGACGAATTCCGGCTGGTGAAGGACGTGGAGACGGTGATCAGCGGGCAGGGGGGCGACATCCGCTTCCTGCCCATCGAGGTGCATCACGGCGACATCGATGCGCTCGGCTTCCGCTTCGACGATGTGGCTTATCTGCCCGACGTTTCCGGCATTCCGGAGGAGGCGGTGACGCGCTTTGCAGGACTCAGGCTCTGGATCATTGACGCCCTGCGGCGGACGCAGCACCCGAGCCATTTCTCGCTCGCTGATGCGCTCGGCTGGATCGCCGACCTGCAGCCGGCGCAGGCCGTCTTGACCAACATGCACAACGACATGGACCACGCGGCCCTGACGCAGGAACTGCCCAGGGGCGTCATTCCGGCCCATGACGGCATGGTGCTGCGCCTCGGTGAGGGCAGGGTCTCGGTCGGTTAG
- a CDS encoding TatD family hydrolase — protein sequence MLVDSHCHLDFPDFAEERDAVIARAHAAGVKLMVSISTRVRKFPQVLAIAEHYDSVYCSVGTHPHNAHEELDITADELERLAAHPKVVAIGECGLDYFYDKSPREAQAAGLVTHIEAARRTQLPLVIHSRDADDDMIAILSTEMEKGAFRAVLHCFSSGPELARRGVELGLYVSFSGILTFKRSDEIRAIAASVPRDRLLVETDSPYLAPQPRRGQRNEPAYTAFTNETLAEVHGVSPEEMARQTSENFFRLFSKVPRPEAA from the coding sequence ATGCTTGTCGACAGTCATTGCCACCTGGATTTCCCCGACTTTGCCGAGGAGCGCGATGCGGTCATCGCGCGCGCGCATGCGGCCGGGGTGAAGCTGATGGTGTCGATCTCGACCCGCGTGCGGAAGTTCCCGCAAGTGCTTGCAATCGCTGAACATTACGACAGCGTCTATTGCTCGGTCGGCACCCATCCGCACAACGCCCATGAGGAACTGGACATCACGGCGGACGAGCTGGAACGGCTGGCGGCGCACCCGAAGGTGGTCGCCATCGGCGAATGCGGCCTCGATTACTTCTACGACAAGTCGCCGCGCGAGGCGCAGGCGGCAGGTCTCGTCACCCATATCGAGGCGGCGCGCCGGACCCAGCTGCCGCTGGTGATCCATTCGCGCGATGCCGATGACGACATGATCGCCATCCTGAGCACCGAGATGGAAAAGGGGGCTTTCCGCGCGGTGCTGCACTGCTTCTCGTCGGGGCCCGAGCTTGCCCGGCGCGGGGTGGAGCTGGGGCTCTATGTCTCCTTCTCCGGCATCCTGACCTTCAAGCGCTCCGACGAGATCCGCGCGATTGCCGCCAGCGTGCCGCGCGACCGGCTGCTGGTGGAAACCGACAGCCCCTATCTGGCGCCGCAGCCCCGGCGCGGCCAGCGCAACGAACCGGCCTATACCGCCTTCACCAACGAGACGCTCGCCGAGGTGCACGGGGTGTCGCCGGAGGAGATGGCGCGGCAGACGAGCGAGAATTTCTTCCGCCTGTTTTCCAAGGTGCCGCGCCCGGAGGCCGCATGA